Proteins encoded by one window of Coriobacteriia bacterium:
- a CDS encoding Fic family protein: MYRYETTEAVATGVRRIEELRTRLDAQGPLPRIWLGRTRRDLEAEAVAASTIMEGVAVTVDEARRILAGDRPTGVSVEDIDLVDGYRDAMRFVLARADAGAFQWQSELVLSLHHLVLGGSYAKGAGRFRETQNWLTNRASGAQVYLPPPAEKVPSLVDDLAAWLQGTDEPGPVTSALAHVSVAGIHPFSDGNGRTARIVASLSMYRAGFRLPQFTSLEEWWGRHLEDYYSAFDCLGTGWAPDTDVTPFLEAHVQAQVAQVEALSLRNTTERALWTVLQDAAVSDMGLNERATHALYDAFFAREVTNRYYRGMADVSEVTASHDLGKLVASGALEARGAGRSTHYVAASALYELVVQHAELDQRWLGTPGDNVAQRDAVLMGLGNRLHAANEAREA, encoded by the coding sequence GTGTACCGATACGAGACTACAGAGGCCGTCGCCACAGGCGTCCGCCGGATCGAAGAGCTCCGAACCCGCCTGGATGCGCAGGGGCCGCTCCCCCGGATCTGGCTCGGTCGGACTCGGCGCGACCTTGAGGCCGAAGCCGTAGCAGCCTCCACGATCATGGAGGGTGTGGCGGTCACCGTCGACGAGGCCCGCAGGATCCTGGCAGGCGACAGGCCGACCGGCGTCTCTGTGGAAGACATCGACCTGGTCGACGGCTACCGCGATGCCATGCGCTTCGTGCTCGCTCGCGCCGATGCGGGGGCGTTCCAGTGGCAGAGCGAGCTTGTGCTCTCGCTGCACCACCTCGTGCTCGGTGGTTCGTATGCCAAGGGCGCAGGCCGGTTCAGGGAGACCCAGAACTGGCTCACGAACAGGGCGAGCGGCGCACAGGTCTACCTGCCCCCTCCCGCCGAGAAGGTGCCATCGCTCGTGGACGACTTGGCGGCGTGGCTTCAAGGAACGGATGAGCCCGGGCCGGTGACATCGGCGCTCGCGCACGTGTCGGTGGCGGGCATCCACCCGTTTTCCGATGGCAACGGCCGCACTGCGCGTATAGTCGCATCGCTTTCGATGTATCGCGCTGGATTCCGGTTGCCTCAATTCACCAGCCTTGAGGAGTGGTGGGGTCGTCACCTCGAGGACTACTACTCCGCGTTCGACTGTCTCGGAACGGGGTGGGCTCCTGACACCGACGTCACCCCATTCCTCGAGGCTCACGTGCAAGCGCAGGTCGCCCAGGTCGAGGCGCTCTCGTTGCGCAACACCACCGAACGCGCCCTGTGGACGGTGCTGCAAGACGCCGCCGTGAGCGACATGGGCCTGAACGAACGCGCCACGCATGCGCTCTACGACGCCTTCTTCGCGCGCGAGGTCACCAACCGCTACTACCGTGGGATGGCAGACGTCTCTGAGGTGACCGCCTCACACGACTTGGGCAAGCTCGTCGCATCCGGTGCCCTCGAAGCCAGGGGGGCCGGACGCAGCACGCACTACGTCGCTGCGTCAGCGCTCTACGAACTCGTGGTGCAGCACGCCGAGCTCGATCAGCGGTGGCTCGGCACGCCGGGGGACAATGTCGCCCAGAGGGACGCCGTTCTCATGGGACTTGGGAATCGCTTG